The DNA segment GATGGCTTCTACTGCATTCATCTCTGCTGTGCTCAGCCCTCGTCTGGACGCTGCCTCTGGAGAgaacctgcacaaacacacgagtGATCATTCTTGGGATTGCACTACACTAGGTGATCACAAAAAAAACTCTGAATAAAGACATTGAAGTCCAACCTCCTCAGTTATCACTGAATAGCTGCTCTGCTTTAAATCACATAAATCCTAAGAATTATTGGCACAGTGGTTGCAGCATCATCTGGGTTGAAACCTGCAGGGCGATGCAGGAGCTCCAGTATCCTCTCATAGTCCATAGACATGCAGGTTAGGTTAAGTGGCCACACCAAATGGTCCACAGGTTTGAATTTGACCTTTTGTCCTTAATCTCTCGTCGTTTTACACAACCACAGTGTGCTGGTTACACTAATAGCAAATTGTAATGGAGAAAAAAGGTGTCTGAGTGATGATGTTAGTTTGTCATGAATCTGGTTGTCTGAGACAATCCAGcctctcccctctgcctctctaACAGTGGTACCTTCAGggaaccacagcagcagcagagacaggacAGAGGACACATACTGATTCATGTCAGCTCGTATTTCTCTCTAACTTCACTAAagaatattgtttattttactgtcatGATATATTTGTTCATTGAGTTCAGCTGTTGTTAACAtgacatgaacattttttggaattagaaaacaaagaacaaacattGACTTTGTAGCAGACAATGTAGGAGAAAACAACTCAATGACTCCctacaaattaattaaaatgtgaaatatttaagATCAGTGTTTATGATGGGATAGTGGCATTAGAATGTACacgtttattttatttaatctcttAAAATTATGACTTTCCTATcgaaaaattactttttcttgtaatataacaattttattctcgtaatattatgacttaattctCAAAATCTCAGCATTGtatttcttcaacatggccccAACACTCATATTGTGCAGTATAACTGTAGTATATTGTTTATCATCAGAAATAATCCTGTACTTCAGAGTGACCAGAGCTCTCTGGcgaggcagaaacacacactcttcacaATAACACTGATCATCCCCCCCGAGGTATCTCTGTTCTACACGGTTTACTGCCTGCCCTCTGTTCTACAGCACCActgctcctccctgctctcacTCACAGACAACACGTCCCCCAGGCCATTATCAGCTTTATTTTAAACTCTAGCTGCACAGGTATGTCAGGCCTCTGTATGAGCATTGTAGCCGATGAAAAGTGATACTCACTTGTCCGATACCGCCCTTGCTTTGAGCAAGGCTGCTGTGTAGCATATTGTTGCAGATTTGGGTAAGCTAATATCTGTGGAGGAGACACAAagcagacagggagagaaaggaagggGGATTTTAGTGAACATAGCAAAAGTTTGGAGTTACAGGTGATAGAGGGGAGGCGTGCGCTTAAGATCCTGCAGCTGCCCAAAGGGGCTAATGAATGAAGATAGCGGGTTTGGGTTTCATAGCTCTGAGGGTGTTTTGTTATCACTCAGCTCTTAGTTTTCAGTTATCTAACAGCTCAGTGTGATCTACTGTGTTTCATAGATATCATCATATCACAGATGATCAGGCTCCAAAGGACGGCGACAAAGAGAGtacaaacaaactgaagtgtttgtctttgttacaacactgtgttttatctCTATGTCAGCATAAGGGTTGCAACTAACAGCACAGTTATTCTGCTGCTTATTTGTTTCACTTCGATGGTCTACAATGTGTCAGGAAGTAAATTATGTTACATGAAACCTAACCTGTCCGACCAGTACAAACCCCAAAATAAGATAAGTTTATTATGACACAGAAATCCAGCAAAGATAAGAAGcttaaacaaaacatgtttagCATTAAAGCTTGAAAACCCAATAGATTATAAAAAAGGTTTCTGATAAGTTCCCTGCTCTTTCTGGAAATACAGTGTTTGTCATACTGCTGAATGTTAAACGTACATCCAGAACATgaagagtgtgcgtgtgtgcatttTTCCCTCACCGTCATACTTGGCCAGAACGGCCTGGACGTCTGCGTAGTTCTGGAGCTCTAGTAGTGACTCCAGCAGGTTCTCATGGATGTTGAACATACTGAGGAGAGGGAACTCCTTCATTaactggaaaacacacaactgttgTTACATGTAATACCGGAGAGGGGGCGACACATGCACAGCAGACATGAGGTTTGGGTCATCACTAGGCAGTTACAGTGTACAATCTGGTTACAATCATATAATTTCATGTGACGCTTGGATTGGCTGGCCAATgagtgtcctgtgtgtgtgtgttgtgttgcgttgttgtgtggtgtgtgagtgtatgtgtgtgtgtgtgttgtgttgcgttgttgtgtgtggtgtggtgtgtgtgtgtgtgtgtgtgtgtgtgtgtgtgtgtgtgtgtgtgtgtgtgtgtgtgtgtgtgtgtgtgtgtgtgtgtgtgtgtgtgttgctggcaAGGTGTGTACTTACATCTCTCATCATTTTAACTGCCTCCCGTGTTCGGCCGAGCTTTCTGGAGCACATGGCCAATCTTCTCTTTATATACACCAACACATTGGTGTCTCTTCCtggtaaatacacacacaaataattcaataaatacaGATCAGTTTTAATATTACAATTAATATACATTTCATGTCGTTGAAAATCAATGAAACATGACCCCTAGTCAATGTCTGTGCAGGACATCACAGAATTCAAGAATCCTGAAATCTGTTTCTTAAATTAAAAATCATGATTAAGGCCCAAGAAGTGAGTTATAGctgcaagaaaataaaagactatTCTGATTATTAGCAGTGCTGATAATGAGTGAATCATACTCACTGTGCtgggcttcatactgtgtacCATGatgctggagctgctggctgCGGCGGTAGCAGCTCTCTCCAGCTTTTAGTGCCTGTTTAAACAAACGTTCGGCCTCCATGATGGTGgtggcctcctcctctgccaggAGGATATATGCTGTCGCAcaactgcaggaggagaggagagggatttAGATGTGAGAAGTGTGAGGAATAAGAGGAGACAATGACAAGATagcaggagaaagagggaaataACAGAAAAGAAGAGGTATAGAGAACAAAGAGGAGTCAAAATGAAGGAAATATATGGATAGATAAGGAGAGACGATaaggagacagaaaaggagcagaaagtgaaagagtaagaaaagagaaggaggcagCATGGGGAAGCAAAGGGAGCAAATATTTAACCGCGGTTATTTATAGTTTCCCATGTTTACTCTGAATAtgcttctttttatttctctcctgtTACGCAGGGAATTAGACATACATCTATTCTCACATCCTTGTGAATTAATTAATTGGTTCACCAACACAGTGTACAGGGAATGTTGTTTGTCTACACAGCACTGCATCTCCAGACCATAAAACTGCTTTCAAGCCACTGATCAACAAAGATCTCCTCCGAGTCAACCAGCTGCCACAGCCTTGATTCCAACGGAGAGCAAAAATTCCTCCCCTGACTTTGTCGTCATAGACGCTGAAGATAAACCTAAACCGCTGTGAAAACAAGCTGTCATGTCTTCCCTCTGTGAATGATGCAGACACCCAGAGGGTCAATGTTTGACTAGATGCATCAAACATCTCCGACACAAGACAACCAGCAGTTCTCAATCCGTCAATTTATTAGACTGAAGGTCCACTCACGGggttcatttcattttggaGTTTAGGGTGAAATCAAgaatttactttttgttttttctgggttttttaGATGAATACAAGTTTTGACAGGAAATGACAGGGCCACCAGTGCTTTATCtatagaaaaataacaaaagtaatGAAAGTATAGGCAGAGATACAGTAACAGTTAACTCTGCagtcaaggaggttatgtttttgtctgcatttgtttggcTGTCTGTTAGTTtcaggattacgcagaaactacttgacagattaccacagaacttggtggaaggatgtggtatgggtcaggagaGAACACGTTAAttattggtgcagatccagatcagggggcggatccaataacgtttttttttcactttctttaacattgcaagatgtaTGGTATGAGGTATGCACTCTCTGACTGAGCTCAGTATAACTTTGGCATAAACTCACTACTGCTTTCAAAGTGTATGTTTCCACAACAAGCTTACAGCTCTCCACAGACTGACGTATGATAGCATGATACTGATGTGATATGATAGTGTTCACAGGGCATTATCACATTATAACAAAGTGAACATTGCCTGACTGGGATATATATACACGTGCATGCATGGTTTAAATCACTCTTCCAAAGCTTTTCATCACAATTAAAGGGGGGGTTAAATCAATTAGTCTTGTTTTATGAAAATAGATTGCCCCCTTGCAATAAGTAACAGCTCCCTCAGTCACTTCATCCTGGCACCAGGCCTGTATCAACACATTGACTATTTCAAACTCACTCTTCAAGCTCCAGAGCTTCATGTGCTGCAGAGATACGGGCCTGTGGGTTCCTCTCTCTCCACGCCTTCTGCATTACtgccagcacacaaacacagaaacatattTACCACACACGCCCATTTAAGATGTGTGATTGTGCATATTCCAATGAGGGAAATAGttatgtttatttgcatttccTTACTGGCGTCAGCGGGCCGGAGGTGGTCCGAGTCACAGGTGAAGAAGGTCTGGTGGTCTTGTGCCGACAGGTTCATGTCATAGTACGTCAGTGGCTCTCGACCGGTTACCCACGTATATCTGAACACCagcatggagacaaaagaagacaCATAAGTGATAAGCTACTGAATTGCAGCTCCAATATACATGACAATAGACAGAATAAAAGAATCCCAATGAAAGGTACAGAGAGAAGGACAAAATTAAGAAGAGAACGAGAGAAGCAAAGACCCGAGCAAATTGACATGCTCAGATATTAGATGTTCAGATCACAGAAGAGTCAGAGGCTGTGCTGACTTAATAAGAAATGTGCTTGACTCTGACTGGCCAAGGTGTAGATGGGGCTCAGCATGTGGGATGATAGgtggaaagaaagacaggatAATTACAATgtgagggagggaaaagaggagtATGACTCAATGGGAGGAATGCGAGGCAGACACATCAAAGAGAGTATAAAAGCAGAATGGCAAGAGAATAGAGACACGTGAGGGagcaaagaaatgaaagaaatctggGAGGAAAAATTGATGAGAGACagctaaaagacaaaaaggaggaggaaagaaaatcagGAGTAAATGACAAGGTGCTCATGAgggaaaatgaacaaaacaaggAAATGGAGGAttaggagaaaaagagaaaataactgtatctgaggagaaaacacCAGACAGCTGACAGATCGTGAAGTGAGGAGAGGGAGTAGGAGaaggaacagagacagagacagtatATCAAACAGATAAAGGTGACAAACAGGGGAGGCTAACCCGGCGGCCCAGACCAGCCGAGGGTTTTCACACACAGGTAGCTGAGCTGCTGTCACTCACCGATTATACTCGGCTCCGCGAAATAAATTCAGAGGATTTCTCCATACTTTACATTCTgcgggagggagacagagagagaacaacacTGGTGATGAGTGTCAAGGGCAAAGTCGACATTCAGCCTCCTCGGTGCACATCAAAAGGCTCGGCTGTGTGTTCTGACATCCCCCCCCGCAGCTCGCTGACTGGCACATCGACCTCTCTGAGAGCGCAGCTGGCAGGAAGTGAAGGCCTTTAAAACTTCTCAGTGAACAAACGCTTTGTCAGAAAACAGTCACGAGCCCCTGATTTGGCTAATAGCACTTAACAGATGAATGAGCAGGTTACAGGATTTCACAATATGGCTGTTCAAGATGTTGCTACCTAAAATATCTTTAAACTTGGAGAGGCAGATATGTTCTGTTTATGTGTTGATTACACATCAAGATCATCTTATTTTGTTATGATGACTGATATTCAGCCTGCAAAAACAGTATAATATGCAATGTAATGATGTTATGTAATCGTGGGTTACCAGCTTTGGCTTGGGGGGAATATATAACAGAAAGCCTGTATTACAAACTGGAGCCTTGAATTATAGACTGCTGGGTCGGAAGGAGAAAAAGCATTGTGCGTTGTGGGGATTGGAGGAGGGAGCTTTAACGGCGCTAGAACCACAACAAATATTAGTTGGTCAGGATATCTCAGCCTCTTTCACTTTGATTTGGTATTAAAGTCTGTTCATTTAAACAATTTCCTGAAGTATCCCATTAACAGTGACTATTTGGGCTTCTTACTAATTACATCTGCCTAggatgtcatgttttcatctgcgtctgtttgtgtgtcgttctttctttcttagcaggattaagcaaaaaccaCACAACCAATTTCTGTGAAATTTTGTGTGTAATTCCACATTTTTGTTAGTTTCTCTTTgcataattcatggttcttgatgaaaaaaaatctgacatatttaggggactaaatttggcaatttggtgcagatccaaaatcttgatctagtgaatttaattgtggtCTCATCAGCGGAAGTTGGATCTTGGTGAGATGAGTACTatactgagagccattctagttcaAATTTGAATTATATATCTATTCATTAACAGTTAAATCTAAAAGAATTTACATAATCTAAGAAAAACAAGAGCCAGGGGCAGTCTTTATATTTTTCGTTTTGTCCAATTATGAGTAACCTTAAGTCAAATACATTAAATTTACAAGGATATAAAACCAGAAAAACAGCACATCTTCATGGAGTCATTGAATGCTTGTTATCAATCAACAAACAACTCATTGATTGATCAGATAATGATTTCAGCACCCTTCATTGCCTTTCAACCTAACCACTGTCCCATCTACATCATGACAAGCAAATACAAATTTCTAGAAAAGGCACTGAAACAGCACTATCTTCATGAAGACGTGTACGGTCATATTAGAAACAACTGATTCACATACACCTTCTGAATTCATGCTGTGCTACCATATTAAGTGCAGACCTGTgaccaatcaatcaaattgacTTCAATTGAAACTGACGACTGCTTTAACAAAGAATGGAGAGATTTTACACAGAGCAGATTATTAGTGAGAAAACTGAGGATTAGCACAGTTGAAATAATTAACCTGCCTTTCTTCCCTGCATCGTGCCTTGTTTATTTCACACAGCACACATAATCCTATTTAATTCAGTCGTttggctgaaaacaaaaacaagctgtgTTACGTCTCCTCAGCGACATCGACGACAGAATCCTTTGAAGAAAACGTGCAGAGATTACAGTGATGCTGAGGTTAGTCATCATCTCTAccattttaactttaactttcatCACAACTTGGCACTAATACGATTTTAGCCTGAGTCACTAAATGTCTGATGGATTACAGATGCATGTGAAGGATAAATGTTTTCCTGCATAATCTGCAACGGAACCAAAGGCACTGAGGCACTAATTCAGCACTaagacatttcctctttttgaaatgaatggatttccatgaggAACCACAAACACATGGAGGGATTAACTGTGATCAAAGCGTCACTGATGTAGACAAGAGGCCACAAAACAGAGCTCATCCCCAGTGACTGTGGAGGATACTGCAGGACTGAATCCAATTTCTTACATCTCCTCCACTGTACTTCAACAGTGACAGTGTAGATGTTTGATGTGTAACTCAACATGTTTCTGGGTacattattaaaacacacatttcttcttaaagggatagttcacccagataTGACTCTCTAACAGTACACCTAACCCCCCATcaacatagtggtgagtagataatgagttaattttcatttttagatgAACTACCCCTTTAAGGAAACATAAAAACGTGATGATTCTCTGAGTTCTGATGTTTTTCTGACCTTTTTCAAGATGGACATGAGGCAATCAGATCTGCAGTAAGTAAGCtccatcaatcaatccaatGGTATAATATTGtatgttatataatataattatatattatataatataattatataaaatattatatatcatattttagtTGTGTATGATCAAATTGCTTCCATTGTTGTGTGTCAAGTCCAAGATAGTTTTATTCCCTCACAGAAGTATTATAAGGCTGCAACCAAACAACCTTTTAGTATCATTATATCTAATAATTATGTTCTTTAATAATCCATTGACTGCTCAGTGTATAAACTGttacaaaaaagagaaagatgtaATCTATATTCCCTGGAGCAACATCTGACATATTCAGATTGCAGATTCCTCACTATTTCACAAAACTCTCAAAATGTTCATAAACAGCATAAACTTGTTTCACAGTAAAACCAGCATAActattcacattttaaaagtgagAGCAAGTACATGTCTGACCAAATAATTACACTGATAAGTATTGGGAGAGTCAAAAGAGTACTAAACAACAAGGTGTTAACCTGAGACAGTAACACAGTCATGTACCAAATCAGCTCTTACCGGACACACTTTGTCGATTTGAGTCAGCCTCCCCATTACTGGTGTTGGAGTTGGTGGGGGAGCTGCTGTCCACTCCACCCAGCAGGGGGCGCAGATGACTTACAGACACCTGCTCAATGAAAGACGTCCCATATTTCCTGAAATACCACCACTCAAAGatctgagaaaaaaagaaagaaagaaaagagaatctTTAATTTAACCATTCACAAAGTGACGaccccctccaccctcacctGGACACTAGACATGCTTTACATTACTGACCTACTGATTCCTACACATTGTGTTATTTCTtgttgttaaaataaatgtcagtttggTAACAGTCAACCCGTGTCATCTCCCTCCTTGTCACAATCTTTGAGCCGGGTTCTGACAAGAATCAATGTCTCTTGtaattttttcatatttctttttgcATGTTCTTCTCTCAAATACACATATATGCTGTCTCTACAAAAGTGATTTAAGTCCATTAAACACAGCGATAGTAGATCTAGCCATATTCAGTGTTCAAACAGAGAATATTATTGGCTAGTAAATATAGCAGCGCTTAGCTGGTTGCTATTCCTTATCTGCATCTACCCTTATTCATGATTTTGCCCAGCTTGGACTAAACCGCCCCACTTATTAACACTTTCTGAATCAAAGAGTCCCACTCTTTGGCACACAGGCCAATGAGTGTAAAATTGGGTCTGTTGGGTCGTGTCTGAGTACCACGCAGATGGCAGAGAGGGGGTGTCAATTAACCTGCTCGAAaagcaagacactgaactccGCACTGCTTCTGGTGAGAGAGTCTGTTCCACTgtcgtgcgtgtgcgtgtgtgtgtgtgtgtgtgtgtgtgtgtgtgtgtgtgtgtttttcctcaccCTAGTCGAGGGTTATTGAAAGACAGGGAATGTCGCACgttgtacagattgttaaaccctatgaggcaaactgggatttgtgaatattaattaaaaaaatataattgacTGGATTTAATACTTTAAGATGTTTTCATTCTAATCCACACTACACTGAATGCCAACTCAGGGGGCAAGTGATTGGTACCAGTTTCCTTCTACTTCACAACAAGAAGAACCAGGGGACTGCAACAAATGGTGCAGTTGCTACGGAGCCCTGATCTCATGTAGTGGGTCTGGGATCACATGATGAGACAAGGACactgactatgtttacatggacactaaTATTATGATATTAACCAGATTGGGTCAATGGTCTGAgtaagacactgccatgtaaataGTTATTCATACTctgaataagcaataatcagattaagacatgtggagtttTCTGACCTTTGTCACATTATGTAGACGTTTATACGTTTTGATCACATTATAATGCCGCATTGGGGTTTGCACACCGTTTTGCTACATCGATAGACAGCAGTTACTAACTGCTTGACAACCCATGCCCTGCATGTAAACTAGATGGAAAAATAAGAAGAATATAGTTTTTACTAAATTAGGACATGAACAATGGTATACGGTCATCGTACATTAAACTAATTCAGGTCGGGGCTTAAAACTGGCAGAATAACGTCAGACGTAGTGACGTAATAAGTGTGGTCCCACTTACTGCACCTCTCATGAAGTCAATTTATAAATAAGAACCATTCAGGCAATAGTTGTCAAAGCATCCTCACTTTACAAGATGAACTTCACAAGTAACCTTTGCATAGTACCATACATGAAAATAGGCACCAGGTTGCTTTGGTGGGGCAGCTAACTGTAGGAGaatattatatttgaaaaaCTACACCCTTTCTTATCAatccaacagactgaacaacagcaACCCACTGCTTTATCTCCACTCAACATGCATGGTATACTTGTTGGAGCACGCGTGTATTCAGTTTAGAATCACAGGCCTCTCTAGCCCCCCTGGTGCTGGACTCAGTACACTGGCTACATGTCAATTTAggattgaatttaaaatcagCCTGATTACATTTAAGGCTTTTCACAACTTGGGGACACAATATATCAGTGAATCATTGACCCCATACAGACTCACTGGGCGTCTGAAGTTGTCAATGTTCAAGACCTGTGGTGACAATGGTTTTTCTGTATTGGCCTCCAGGTTATGGATCAGTCTTCCTCCGAGGGTCAGGTCAACAAAAAGTGTTTCCAAGTGTTTGCATCTAATCTAAAGCcccacctttttattttttattgatggTCCCTGCCCTgatttgtgccttttttttaatatgtatgtattcatatgtgtgtttatatttccaCTTCGTGAAGTACTTTGTAACCCtggtttaaaaaataagaaagtgCCGTATGAATCAGTacttaattattaattttaatgaGAGATGAGAGTTTCACtatgaaacaaacattcagATTACTGATTAGAGCTATTTGAATGGATGTACAGATTGCCATCTGGCAACGCTGCTATACTGTCAGCCTCTGCCTGAGTGAGGAAGTGATAACACATTTTGATGGCGCATGTCTCAAACTCTTCAGTGGAAAATTACCTAATTAGGACATGAACATCAAATTACAGAGAAAAAATCTGTAGCATTTTGACCAAACCAATTGGCTTCCACATGTCTTAATCATCTCACAGAGCATGTGCGAAGCTCAACACAATCTCTAAGCAGCCTACGCATATTGGCCAATGGCCCACAGGGAAGAGAGAGTGAGTTAATTATGAGAGGAAGCATTTCAAAATACAGACCCACCACTGTTGCACAGTTAGCCATTTCTGTGAAGAacttgaaagagagagaaaacacctgCCTCCTGCTTATAGGAAAAGAAGGGCTAACAGCTTCATTAAAGTCCCTTCCTGCTTTAATGATGTTTGTCACATCTTTCTTCTGTTTACATCTAAACGAGGATGTCAGCAGACGAGCACTCTTTGCAAAGCTGGGGATTGAGGGGCAGTTGCAACCAACCTACATCTCAGACATGCATTAAACCCAACATTTTGCAGTAGTTGACTTCTCTAGATCAGCTGAGGAAAAGTGCCTTGCCCAGGGGCACCTCAGTGAGCACAGAACGGCTTGGAACCATTAATCATCAGATCGGTGCACGCTGCAATTAACTATCAGTGTTTAATGCACAGAGTAGAGTGGTGCACCGGTAGAGGTTGTGCAATGggtaaaaaacatatttatataattcacagtatgtttttttgctggagaaatctgaaatgaaaatgatcgTACAGTAATATTAAAATCTAATTCAGCTTATATAAAAACCTAGTCAGCCGCAAgggttgttttattgtgaaaggctAATTCACTTCCGCTCAGATAACCATCAATCTACAGACATCTTTATAcataaaaagcaaaaacactAAAATTGTGTTGCAAGGTGTGAGGCCATAATGATATACAGTGACAATGCCAGAGGCTGACATTTTTTGGTACTTCATCTCATGCACCACTTAATGAGTAtggattttctctctgttcagCTCCTCGTGGCCTCTGGACCTGTGATTAAAACACTAACAAATTACCTCCTGGGCTCACCTAGGACGTCATCTTTTTGAAGCAACCAGAACAATGTACAATGAGTATGACAGGAGGGAGGTTAAGTACTGCAGTTACACCCGACATGTTGTAGTATTGTATAGTGCAGTTCTTTTCAGCAAGTGATACCTCTGCTATAAGATTACTTCAGAAGTCAGTTTTGCTAATAAAATCATTTCTAGCATCACAAGAATAATAGTTTCAAAACTGATACCAGCACCAGATTCAATATAATaagatgaaaagtgaaaatatagtATCTTACCAATATGAGTCCTGATATGAGGGAGGAAGTGCCCGTCAGAGCCACGTAAAACTTGGGCGTGAGGGTGTTGAGAAACATGCTTACTGTGGAGGAGACACAAGACAGACAGATTAAGGTTAAAGCTTGCTATTAAATACTAGAAACTCTCTTCTACACCAAATGGCAAAACTTGGGAGAAGATATTTGTAGAATCAAATGATGGATGATCATATAAAACTAGGACATGTCTACAGAGAAGTCTAGTAAAAGCCTGCAAGTAAAACATCAAAAAGACTCAACATTCAAGGCCAGTTGTTATTCCAAGACTTGAAAGCTTcatgaaaaaaagaacacatcATCCACATACAGTGTTTGGCATTTCCCAGAGATCCCTGCTGCTCAGACGTGAAATTACACAACACCAGGGGACCAGCGTAAGCTTCAGCTACAGAGTGAGGGAGCACTGTGGGTAGGAAACCATTGAGGAAACTAAGCTATAACTGGCAGCCTTTGCTGAAAC comes from the Hippoglossus hippoglossus isolate fHipHip1 chromosome 6, fHipHip1.pri, whole genome shotgun sequence genome and includes:
- the LOC117763004 gene encoding suppressor of tumorigenicity 7 protein homolog isoform X7; this encodes MFLNTLTPKFYVALTGTSSLISGLILIFEWWYFRKYGTSFIEQVSVSHLRPLLGGVDSSSPTNSNTSNGEADSNRQSVSECKVWRNPLNLFRGAEYNRYTWVTGREPLTYYDMNLSAQDHQTFFTCDSDHLRPADAIMQKAWRERNPQARISAAHEALELEDCATAYILLAEEEATTIMEAERLFKQALKAGESCYRRSQQLQHHGTQYEAQHRRDTNVLVYIKRRLAMCSRKLGRTREAVKMMRDLMKEFPLLSMFNIHENLLESLLELQNYADVQAVLAKYDDISLPKSATICYTAALLKARAVSDKFSPEAASRRGLSTAEMNAVEAIHRAVEFNPHVPKYLLEMKSLILPPEHILKRGDSEAIAYAFFHLQHWKRVEGALNLLHCTWEGTFRMIPYPLEKGHLFYPYPICTETADRELLPMEAVFHEVSVYPKKELPFFILFTAGLCSFTAMLALLTHQFPELMGVFAKAFLSTLFAPLNFIMEKVESILPSSLWHQLTRI
- the LOC117763004 gene encoding suppressor of tumorigenicity 7 protein homolog isoform X2, giving the protein MYVHVQGLNSQRQQLGLLEVLRCGITVAAADSHSGPYCTERSPGPAMFGTESSLSMFLNTLTPKFYVALTGTSSLISGLILIFEWWYFRKYGTSFIEQVSVSHLRPLLGGVDSSSPTNSNTSNGEADSNRQSVSECKVWRNPLNLFRGAEYNRYTWVTGREPLTYYDMNLSAQDHQTFFTCDSDHLRPADAIMQKAWRERNPQARISAAHEALELEDCATAYILLAEEEATTIMEAERLFKQALKAGESCYRRSQQLQHHGTQYEAQHRRDTNVLVYIKRRLAMCSRKLGRTREAVKMMRDLMKEFPLLSMFNIHENLLESLLELQNYADVQAVLAKYDDISLPKSATICYTAALLKARAVSDKFSPEAASRRGLSTAEMNAVEAIHRAVEFNPHVPKYLLEMKSLILPPEHILKRGDSEAIAYAFFHLQHWKRVEGALNLLHCTWEGTFRMIPYPLEKGHLFYPYPICTETADRELLPTVFHEVSVYPKKELPFFILFTAGLCSFTAMLALLTHQFPELMGVFAKAFLSTLFAPLNFIMEKVESILPSSLWHQLTRI
- the LOC117763004 gene encoding suppressor of tumorigenicity 7 protein homolog isoform X4; the protein is MFGTESSLSMFLNTLTPKFYVALTGTSSLISGLILIFEWWYFRKYGTSFIEQVSVSHLRPLLGGVDSSSPTNSNTSNGEADSNRQSVSECKVWRNPLNLFRGAEYNRYTWVTGREPLTYYDMNLSAQDHQTFFTCDSDHLRPADAIMQKAWRERNPQARISAAHEALELEDCATAYILLAEEEATTIMEAERLFKQALKAGESCYRRSQQLQHHGTQYEAQHRRDTNVLVYIKRRLAMCSRKLGRTREAVKMMRDLMKEFPLLSMFNIHENLLESLLELQNYADVQAVLAKYDDISLPKSATICYTAALLKARAVSDKFSPEAASRRGLSTAEMNAVEAIHRAVEFNPHVPKYLLEMKSLILPPEHILKRGDSEAIAYAFFHLQHWKRVEGALNLLHCTWEGTFRMIPYPLEKGHLFYPYPICTETADRELLPMEAVFHEVSVYPKKELPFFILFTAGLCSFTAMLALLTHQFPELMGVFAKAFLSTLFAPLNFIMEKVESILPSSLWHQLTRI
- the LOC117763004 gene encoding suppressor of tumorigenicity 7 protein homolog isoform X6, giving the protein MEVSMFLNTLTPKFYVALTGTSSLISGLILIFEWWYFRKYGTSFIEQVSVSHLRPLLGGVDSSSPTNSNTSNGEADSNRQSVSECKVWRNPLNLFRGAEYNRYTWVTGREPLTYYDMNLSAQDHQTFFTCDSDHLRPADAIMQKAWRERNPQARISAAHEALELEDCATAYILLAEEEATTIMEAERLFKQALKAGESCYRRSQQLQHHGTQYEAQHRRDTNVLVYIKRRLAMCSRKLGRTREAVKMMRDLMKEFPLLSMFNIHENLLESLLELQNYADVQAVLAKYDDISLPKSATICYTAALLKARAVSDKFSPEAASRRGLSTAEMNAVEAIHRAVEFNPHVPKYLLEMKSLILPPEHILKRGDSEAIAYAFFHLQHWKRVEGALNLLHCTWEGTFRMIPYPLEKGHLFYPYPICTETADRELLPMEAVFHEVSVYPKKELPFFILFTAGLCSFTAMLALLTHQFPELMGVFAKAFLSTLFAPLNFIMEKVESILPSSLWHQLTRI
- the LOC117763004 gene encoding suppressor of tumorigenicity 7 protein homolog isoform X5 gives rise to the protein MFGTESSLSMFLNTLTPKFYVALTGTSSLISGLILIFEWWYFRKYGTSFIEQVSVSHLRPLLGGVDSSSPTNSNTSNGEADSNRQSVSECKVWRNPLNLFRGAEYNRYTWVTGREPLTYYDMNLSAQDHQTFFTCDSDHLRPADAIMQKAWRERNPQARISAAHEALELEDCATAYILLAEEEATTIMEAERLFKQALKAGESCYRRSQQLQHHGTQYEAQHRRDTNVLVYIKRRLAMCSRKLGRTREAVKMMRDLMKEFPLLSMFNIHENLLESLLELQNYADVQAVLAKYDDISLPKSATICYTAALLKARAVSDKFSPEAASRRGLSTAEMNAVEAIHRAVEFNPHVPKYLLEMKSLILPPEHILKRGDSEAIAYAFFHLQHWKRVEGALNLLHCTWEGTFRMIPYPLEKGHLFYPYPICTETADRELLPTVFHEVSVYPKKELPFFILFTAGLCSFTAMLALLTHQFPELMGVFAKAFLSTLFAPLNFIMEKVESILPSSLWHQLTRI